A region of the Myxococcus stipitatus DSM 14675 genome:
GGCGCCCGTCCCGGCGCTGACGCCCGCGCTGCTGGAGGCCGCGCTCGCGCGCTTCCGAGGCAGCTTCGACCAGGTTCCGCCGATGTATTCGGCGGTGAAGGTGGCCGGCAAGCGCTTGTACGAGCTGGCCCGGGCGGGTGAGGAAGTGGAGCGCGCCGCCCGCCATGTGACGGTGTACGAGCTGGTCCTGCGCGACTTCTCGGCGGACCGGATTCACCTGTCGGTGCGCTGTTCCAAGGGCTTCTTCGTGCGCACCCTGGCCTTCGACCTGGGGCGTGCCCTGGGGTGTGGGGCCCACCTGGAGGCCCTGCGGCGCACGGCCAGCGGCCCCTTCGTGCTGGCCCGGGCCCTGCCCCTGGCGGACGTGGCCGCGCAGGCGAAGGAAGGCACGCTGGCCTCACGCCTGGTGTCGCTCGGCGATGCCCTGGTGGACATGCCCGAGGTGCGGGTAGGGGCCGAGGATGCGCGGCGCGTGTCCCACGGTGTCCCGGTGGAGGTCCCCGCTTCGTCGCGCCCCGGCCGGGTGCGTGTGACGGGACCCGACGGGACGCTCCTGGCCGTGGCCGAGGGCGCGGGTGGGCGTCTGCGCTACCTGCGGGTGCTCGTCTAGCAGCACGCTTTGGGGCTGTGCGTCTTCGCACGCTCCAGCTCTCGCGGGGCGCACGGGCAGGCGTCCAAGGTTGACCCTGGGTAGGGTGAAGCTTATAAGCCCCCCGCTCGTTAGAAGCATGAGACCCGGTCTGTACCCCTCCGCGGACCCGGGCGACTCAGTCGGTAACCACCCGGAGCGGGACACGAAGGTCGAGAATCACATGTCGCTGCATCAGGAGCGCAAGTCGGAGCTGGTGACGAAGTTCAGGACCCACGAGTCGGACACCGGGTCCCCCGAGGTGCAGGTTGCGCTGCTGTCCGAGCGCATCAACATGCTCACGGAGCACTTCAAGACGCACAAGAAGGACCACCACTCGCGGCGCGGTCTGCTGAAGCTGGTCGGTCAGCGTCGTCGGCTTCTGGACTACCTGAAGTCGAAGGACGTCACCCGCTACAAGAAGCTCATTGAGGGCCTCGGCATCCGCAAGTAGGCACCTCGGCAGGACCCGGGGCGCTGGTTCATCCAGCGCCCCGCGCATTTCAGACGTCGAAGTCGGTTGTTGGAAGCAGTGAGAAGCGGTGGGTGGTGGCGGGCGAGGGAGTGGTGCCGACGGAGGTTTTGGTTTCCGTTCGGACCGGCTGACAGGTGTCGGCCGGTGCGATCAGGGATCAAAAGCTCCGAGACATCCCTCCGGCGCTCCGCAAGCGCCCTTCCGCAGTACAGGCTGGCGGTTGCCTGTCATGCGCCTGTCCCAGGCCTTGGCGACCGCTCAAACACCCCGAGGGCCCTCCCGGGGTGCCTGACCGCATTTGCGGGCCAGGTGCGTGCGGTGGGGTCCTCGCCCGAAGCATATCGAGGCACGGACATGTTGAAGAAGAGCGTCAAGATTGGTGAGAGCGAGCTGAGCATCGAAGTGGGCCGCATGGCCAAGCAGGCCGACGGCTCCGTGGTGGTTCGCTATGGCGACACCATGCTGCTGGTGACCGCGGTCAGCGCGCGCGAGAAGAAGGACGTCGACTTCCTGCCGCTGACGGTGGAGTACCAGGAGAAGCTGTACTCGGCCGGCCGCATCCCCGGCAGCTACTTCAAGCGCGAGGGTCGCCTCACGGAGAAGGAGACGCTGGCCAGCCGCCTGGTGGACCGCTCCGCGCGTCCGCTGTTCCCGGAAGGCTACGCGTACGAGACGCAGATCATCGCCAGCGTCATCTCCGCGGACCCGGAGAACGAGGGCGACGTGCACGGCATCACCGGCGCCTCCGCGGCGCTGTGGGTGTCGGACATCCCGTTCAACGGCCCCATCGCCGGCATCCGCGTGGGACGCGTGGGTGGTCAGCTGGTGGCGAACCCCACCGCGAAGCAGCGTGAGCAGAGTGACCTGGACCTGGTCATGGCGGTCAGCCGCGAGGCCATCGTCATGGTCGAGGGCGGCGCCGAAGAGGTGTCCGAGGCGGACATGGTGGCCGCGCTGGAGTTCGGCTTCAAGTCCGCGCAGCCCGCGCTGGACCTGCAGGACGAGCTGCGCCGCGAGCTGAACAAGCAGGTGCGCGCGTTCGACAAGGCGCCCGCGGTGGACGAGGCGCTGCGCGCCAAGGTCCGCGACCTGGCGATGGCGGGCATCAAGGCCGGCTATGAAATCAAGGAGAAGGGCGCCCGCTACGACGCGCTCTCCAAGGCGAAGAAGGAGACCATCGTCAAGCTCAAGGAGCAGATGGGCGAGACCTTCACGTCGCAGGTGGAGAAGCACGCCAAGCAGGTGGTGGAGGACCTGAAGTACGAGCACATGCGCGAGATGACGGTCAACGGTGGCCGCATCGGTGGGCGTGGGCACGACGTGGTCCGCGCCATCACGTGTGAAGTCGGCGTGCTGCCGCGCACGCACGGAAGCGCGCTGTTCACCCGTGGCGAGACGCAGGCCCTGGTCGTCACCACGCTGGGCACCAGCGAGGACGAGCAGCGCCTGGAGATGCTGGGTGGCATGACGTTCAAGCGCTTCATGCTGCACTACAACTTCCCCCCGTTCAGCGTGAACGAGACCAAGCCGCTGCGTGGCCCGGGCCGCCGTGAAATCGGCCACGGTGCGCTGGCGGAGCGCGCGCTGCGCAACATGGTGCCGAAGAGCGACTCGTTCCCGTACACGGTGCGCCTCGTGTCGGACATCCTGGAGTCCAACGGCTCCTCCTCCATGGCCTCTGTGTGCGGTGGCACGCTGGCGCTGATGGACGCGGGTGTCCCCATCAAGTCGCCGGTGGCGGGTATCGCCATGGGTCTGGTGAAGGAGGGCGACAAGGTCGCCATCCTGTCGGACATCCTCGGTGACGAGGACCACCTGGGCGACATGGACTTCAAGGTGTGCGGCACCACGAAGGGCATCACGTCCATCCAGATGGACATCAAGATCACCGGCCTCACCACGGAGATCATGAGCCGCGCGCTGGAGCAGGCGCGTCAGGGCCGCATCCACATCCTGGGCGAGATGCTCAAGTCGCTGGCGCAGCCCCGCAAGGAGATCAGCCAGTACGCTCCGCGCATCACCACCATCCAGATTCGTCCCGAGTTCATCAAGAACGTCATCGGGCC
Encoded here:
- the truB gene encoding tRNA pseudouridine(55) synthase TruB, whose translation is MDGVLVIDKPTGPTSFDVVRQVRSLLKLKKVGHTGTLDPMATGVLPLCLGEATKVAGFITEGDKAYDATVRLGSETDTQDAEGQVTATAPVPALTPALLEAALARFRGSFDQVPPMYSAVKVAGKRLYELARAGEEVERAARHVTVYELVLRDFSADRIHLSVRCSKGFFVRTLAFDLGRALGCGAHLEALRRTASGPFVLARALPLADVAAQAKEGTLASRLVSLGDALVDMPEVRVGAEDARRVSHGVPVEVPASSRPGRVRVTGPDGTLLAVAEGAGGRLRYLRVLV
- the rpsO gene encoding 30S ribosomal protein S15; the encoded protein is MSLHQERKSELVTKFRTHESDTGSPEVQVALLSERINMLTEHFKTHKKDHHSRRGLLKLVGQRRRLLDYLKSKDVTRYKKLIEGLGIRK
- the pnp gene encoding polyribonucleotide nucleotidyltransferase, which produces MLKKSVKIGESELSIEVGRMAKQADGSVVVRYGDTMLLVTAVSAREKKDVDFLPLTVEYQEKLYSAGRIPGSYFKREGRLTEKETLASRLVDRSARPLFPEGYAYETQIIASVISADPENEGDVHGITGASAALWVSDIPFNGPIAGIRVGRVGGQLVANPTAKQREQSDLDLVMAVSREAIVMVEGGAEEVSEADMVAALEFGFKSAQPALDLQDELRRELNKQVRAFDKAPAVDEALRAKVRDLAMAGIKAGYEIKEKGARYDALSKAKKETIVKLKEQMGETFTSQVEKHAKQVVEDLKYEHMREMTVNGGRIGGRGHDVVRAITCEVGVLPRTHGSALFTRGETQALVVTTLGTSEDEQRLEMLGGMTFKRFMLHYNFPPFSVNETKPLRGPGRREIGHGALAERALRNMVPKSDSFPYTVRLVSDILESNGSSSMASVCGGTLALMDAGVPIKSPVAGIAMGLVKEGDKVAILSDILGDEDHLGDMDFKVCGTTKGITSIQMDIKITGLTTEIMSRALEQARQGRIHILGEMLKSLAQPRKEISQYAPRITTIQIRPEFIKNVIGPGGKVIKDIIARTGAAINIEDSGRVDIASANGEAVKAAIAMIQALTREAEIGKIYTGTVRKIAEFGAFVELFPGTDGLIHISELSDKRVKSVSDVLKEGDEVLVKVVSIDKTGKIRLSRKEAMAERAAQQQGAADTVAAQPAPEATQPNAKA